DNA from Mesorhizobium loti R88b:
TCCGCGCGTCGTCATGCAGAAGGGCGAGAACGGCGAATTGCTGGAGCCGGTCGAGGAAGTCGTCATCGACGTCGACGAGGAGCATGCCGGCGTCGTCGTGCAGAAGATGTCGGAGCGCAAGGCCGAAATGGTCGAACTGCGCCCATCCGGCGGCAACCGCCAGCGCATCGTCTTCCATGCGCCGACGCGCGGCCTGATCGGCTACCAGTCGGAACTTCTGACCGACACGCGCGGCACCGCCGTGATGAACCGGCTGTTCCACGCCTACGAGCCCTACAAGGGCGAACTGCCCGGCCGTACCAATGGCGTGCTGATCTCCAACGAGCAGGGCGAAGCGGTGGCCTACGCCATGTGGAACCTGGAAGACCGTGGCCCGATGGTCATCGATCCGGGCGTCAAGGTCTATCAGGGCATGATCATCGGCATCCATTCCCGCGACAACGACCTCGAAGTGAACGTGCTGAAGGGCAAGAAGCTGACCAACATCCGCGCTGCCGGCAAGGATGAGGCGGTCAAGCTGACGCCGCCGATCCGCATGACGCTGGAGCGCGCGCTGGCCTGGATCCAGGACGACGAGCTGGTCGAGGTGACGCCGAAGACCATCCGCCTGCGCAAGCTCTATCTCGACCCGAACGAGCGCAAGCGTTTCGAGAAGTCGGCCAAGGTGGTCGGCGCGGCGTAATTTTTCTCACCTCTGATTGTGTCTGAGAGGGGCGGAGCAGCTGATGCTTCGCCCCTCTCTCGTTTACCCGCCGGCCGAGCGGATGATGGCTTCGTGGTCCGGCTCGCCGGCCAGATCGACGCGGACCGTCATTCCCGCGCGGGCCGGCTTGCGCAATGCCTTGGCGCCGTCCGGATCGACCACCAGCAGGCGCCGTTCCTCCAGCACCTGAAGCCGCGAGCGCGAAATGCCGAGTTCACTGGCTAGCAAGCGGTCGAGCCGGAGCGATGTCGGCATTTCCAGCCCAAGCTGGAGTTCCAGAGCCGCAGCACTTTCCCTGGTGCCGCCGAGCACCCGCTTGTGCACGACGACATCGGGAAACTCCTCGAGACGCCCCACCCGATTACGCAGGGCGATGACATCGAAGGCATGGCGCCGCGCCAGCCCCGGGTCATTGCTTTCGAGCGCCTGCAGCAGCGCCGGTTCGATGTCGCGGCGGTTGCAGCGTTCGAAAATGCCGAAATTCCAGGAATTGTCGCAATCGACGCAGCGATAGATCAGCCAGACGTCGATGCGCTTGCCGTTGGCGTTGACGCGAAATTTTCCGCTGCAGCGATAAGCCTTCACAGTGCCGCAGCGATTGCAGTTGATCAGCGGTTGAGGTGCGATTTCAGGCGCGATCGCCCAGTGGATGCGCAGGGTAGAAGACATGCTGGTAAGCCCTTCCCGTCGGGAAGTTCATCAGGCCGGCAATGTCGAGATGCCCATGCGGGCGCGGCGTGGCGGTAGGCTGCGGAGATGGCGAAGTCAGGTGTCGCTGGCGGAAAACGCGCGACAACGGTTCAGTAGTGCCAAACCGGTCTCGAACCGCCGCCCAGAAGAACACATGAACATGAAACAGGCACCACGAATGCAGCGCCATCAGGTGTCGGGGGAGTTGACGAGACCGGTGGTTACTGGGGCAAAGTGAAGCTCGAAATTGTTTCGCGGCGGGTCTTCTAGCCGCGAGATGTCGAACCGACAAGCGTCTTTTTTTGTCGGCGCTACCGCAGCTCAACCGCTTGCGCTAGTGTCAGGCCTCAAAAATTGTCAGACAGAGATCCTCGCCATGCATCTCGCCTCGCTGCTGATTTTCGCCGCTGCCCTGTTCGTCGCGGCTGGCTCGCCCGGCCCGTCGATCGCCGCACTCGTCGCGCGTGTCATCGCGAAAGGCTTTCGCGACGTGTTTCCGTTCCTGCTGGCCATGTGGATCGGCGAGGGCATCTGGCTGTCGCTGGCGGTGTTCGGGCTGGCCGTGGTGGCGCAGACCTTTCATTTCGCTTTTGTTGTCGTGAAATGGGTCGGCGTTATCTATCTCGCTTACCTCGCCTGGAAGATGTGGACGGCGCCTGTCGACGCGAAAGAAGGCGAGATGCCGCGCGAGGATTCGCCGGCGAAGCTGTTCTTCGCCGGCATGGCCGTGACGCTCGGCAATCCCAAGATCATGATGTTCTACCTGGCGCTGCTGCCGACCATCATCGACCTTGCTTCGGTCAGCATTGTTGGCTGGGTCGAGCTGACGGCGACCATGGCGGTGGTTTTAATCGCCATCGATCTCGCCTGGGTGCTCGCCGCCTCGCAGGCGCGCAAGCTGCTGAAGAGCAAACGCGCCATGAAGATCGCCAACCGGATCAGCGCCACGACGATGGCCGGCGCTGCCGCGGCGATTGCGGCGCGATCCTAAAACCTCACCGCGCCATGACGTGGTATTCATCGT
Protein-coding regions in this window:
- a CDS encoding DUF1062 domain-containing protein produces the protein MSSTLRIHWAIAPEIAPQPLINCNRCGTVKAYRCSGKFRVNANGKRIDVWLIYRCVDCDNSWNFGIFERCNRRDIEPALLQALESNDPGLARRHAFDVIALRNRVGRLEEFPDVVVHKRVLGGTRESAAALELQLGLEMPTSLRLDRLLASELGISRSRLQVLEERRLLVVDPDGAKALRKPARAGMTVRVDLAGEPDHEAIIRSAGG
- a CDS encoding LysE family translocator; protein product: MHLASLLIFAAALFVAAGSPGPSIAALVARVIAKGFRDVFPFLLAMWIGEGIWLSLAVFGLAVVAQTFHFAFVVVKWVGVIYLAYLAWKMWTAPVDAKEGEMPREDSPAKLFFAGMAVTLGNPKIMMFYLALLPTIIDLASVSIVGWVELTATMAVVLIAIDLAWVLAASQARKLLKSKRAMKIANRISATTMAGAAAAIAARS